In one window of Candidatus Sulfuricurvum sp. RIFRC-1 DNA:
- a CDS encoding N-acetyltransferase — MNITYKKPTLRDIPAMQKLVAPEVETGVILSRSNDEIATNIRSYFLAMDGEQLVGFVALHIHSPALAELRSMIIDTAYRGQNIGSALVENACEEGRRLGLKEVLALTYQQRFFERLGFIEIPKESIPEHKIWADCIKCKHFPVCNEVSLIKTL, encoded by the coding sequence ATGAATATCACCTATAAAAAGCCGACCCTTCGTGATATCCCCGCTATGCAGAAATTGGTTGCACCGGAGGTAGAAACCGGTGTCATCTTATCACGCAGCAATGATGAGATTGCGACCAATATCCGATCGTATTTTTTAGCAATGGATGGAGAACAATTGGTCGGTTTTGTCGCACTGCATATCCACTCTCCCGCATTGGCTGAACTACGCTCAATGATTATCGATACGGCGTATCGAGGGCAGAATATCGGCAGTGCGTTAGTTGAAAATGCGTGTGAAGAGGGACGCCGTTTAGGATTAAAAGAGGTATTGGCCCTTACCTATCAGCAACGCTTTTTTGAACGTTTGGGATTTATTGAAATTCCTAAAGAGTCTATTCCTGAACATAAGATTTGGGCAGATTGTATTAAATGTAAACACTTTCCGGTATGCAACGAAGTTTCCCTTATC
- the yihA gene encoding ribosome biogenesis GTP-binding protein YihA/YsxC, translating to MIEIIDSSFVTSAPNIRLTPENEYQNEVAFMARSNTGKSSLLNTLTQRKSLAKVSATPGKTRLINYFDVIFADRETNERLSAKFVDLPGFGYAKVAKSLKTDWESNLTNFISERKQIRVYVHLIDCRHPDLEIDRSVDQYLHEICTPEQFIVTIFTKIDKLNQKELNELRNRFPGALMVSNSKRRGVDKIVEHIYRLLKSDDE from the coding sequence ATGATTGAAATTATTGATTCATCGTTTGTAACGTCTGCTCCGAATATCCGTTTAACGCCGGAGAATGAGTACCAAAACGAAGTGGCGTTTATGGCGAGATCGAATACGGGGAAGAGTTCATTGCTCAATACCCTTACACAGCGTAAATCTTTGGCAAAAGTTTCGGCGACTCCGGGGAAAACGCGTCTGATTAATTATTTTGACGTGATATTCGCCGATCGAGAGACGAATGAGCGTCTGAGTGCTAAATTTGTTGATTTACCGGGATTCGGATACGCTAAAGTCGCCAAGTCCTTAAAAACCGATTGGGAAAGCAATCTTACAAACTTTATCTCAGAACGCAAACAAATTCGTGTCTACGTTCATTTGATCGACTGTCGTCATCCTGATTTGGAGATCGATCGCTCTGTTGATCAATATTTACATGAAATTTGTACCCCGGAACAGTTTATTGTGACTATTTTTACTAAAATTGACAAACTCAACCAAAAAGAGCTTAATGAGCTTAGAAATCGATTTCCGGGTGCATTGATGGTTTCGAACTCGAAACGTCGCGGGGTTGATAAAATTGTTGAGCATATTTACCGTCTTTTGAAAAGTGATGATGAATGA
- the lptA gene encoding lipopolysaccharide transport periplasmic protein LptA produces the protein MMIRFLIFLAPFFISLAHAEELKVISESFKGDQQKGVSVFTGNVKVTKGSDELNATKVTIYTDKENKPTKYFAEGDVSFYILTELGEKYKGKSQTAIYLPNESEYQFYKKVDLIRIDDYRRVKGDKVVVNTVHGHASAESANNEPVVMTFSLEDKKTKPKSTAK, from the coding sequence ATGATGATACGATTTTTAATATTTTTAGCCCCATTTTTCATCTCTTTAGCACATGCTGAGGAGTTGAAAGTGATCTCGGAGAGTTTTAAAGGGGATCAGCAAAAGGGTGTATCGGTGTTTACCGGTAATGTCAAAGTGACAAAAGGCTCTGATGAACTGAATGCTACCAAAGTGACCATTTATACCGACAAAGAAAACAAACCGACCAAATATTTTGCCGAAGGGGATGTATCGTTTTATATCCTAACCGAATTGGGCGAGAAATACAAAGGTAAGTCGCAAACAGCAATCTATCTTCCCAATGAGAGCGAATACCAATTTTACAAAAAAGTTGATTTGATCCGTATCGATGATTACCGTCGGGTTAAAGGGGATAAAGTTGTCGTTAACACCGTTCATGGGCATGCATCGGCCGAAAGTGCTAATAATGAACCGGTCGTTATGACCTTTTCCCTTGAAGATAAAAAAACCAAACCTAAAAGTACGGCGAAATGA
- the lptC gene encoding LPS export ABC transporter periplasmic protein LptC — MSINLFFILLLGLLVGMYNYFTPNYTLSKEVGEIPKIELFAFTLYEISHKGIEHILEGQEGKKFDERYTVTSAKFSDNTKTLFQTIRSDNVDYQSDVINLNGNVHYVREDGLEFRSNEGTYNTDTSLIQTQGAFVITQKSNRIDGNTLHYDNENDTVSADHVRVSYQLK, encoded by the coding sequence ATGTCGATTAATCTTTTTTTTATTCTATTGCTGGGGCTGCTGGTCGGGATGTACAACTATTTTACCCCCAATTATACCCTTTCGAAAGAGGTGGGTGAAATCCCTAAAATAGAACTTTTTGCCTTCACTCTGTATGAAATTTCCCATAAAGGAATTGAGCATATACTCGAAGGTCAAGAAGGGAAAAAATTTGATGAACGCTATACGGTAACATCAGCAAAATTTAGCGATAATACGAAAACGTTATTTCAGACGATTAGATCGGACAATGTCGATTACCAAAGTGATGTTATCAATTTGAATGGAAATGTCCATTACGTTCGTGAAGACGGATTGGAATTTCGATCGAATGAGGGGACATACAATACAGACACCTCGCTGATTCAAACGCAGGGTGCTTTTGTGATTACCCAAAAATCCAATCGGATAGATGGTAATACATTGCATTACGATAATGAAAACGATACGGTATCAGCAGATCATGTACGTGTAAGTTACCAATTAAAATAG
- a CDS encoding HAD hydrolase family protein: MIKLLILDVDGCMSDGKIIYTADGLELKNFNVKDGFAIKAWVKMGHMAAIITGRDSSIVTNRAKELDIAYLYQGVKDKRAVAIAMCAELGIEPHEVAVIGDDLNDYNLLQWAGQAYTPQDGSDYLKTFAHVLERCGGNACVREMIEKVIRRNGEEEKFLALWI; the protein is encoded by the coding sequence ATGATTAAACTGTTGATTCTGGATGTTGATGGGTGTATGAGTGATGGAAAAATCATTTACACTGCTGATGGGCTAGAACTCAAAAATTTTAACGTTAAAGACGGATTCGCGATTAAAGCATGGGTCAAAATGGGGCATATGGCCGCTATTATTACCGGACGTGATTCATCTATCGTTACCAACCGAGCAAAAGAGCTGGATATCGCTTATTTGTATCAAGGGGTCAAAGACAAACGTGCTGTTGCAATCGCTATGTGCGCAGAACTCGGTATTGAGCCTCATGAAGTAGCGGTAATCGGCGATGATCTGAATGACTATAACTTACTGCAATGGGCCGGGCAAGCTTATACACCCCAAGACGGGTCTGACTATTTGAAAACCTTTGCGCATGTCTTAGAGCGCTGCGGCGGCAATGCATGTGTACGTGAAATGATCGAAAAAGTGATTCGTCGTAACGGTGAAGAAGAAAAATTTTTAGCGTTATGGATCTAA
- the hisB gene encoding imidazoleglycerol-phosphate dehydratase HisB, with product MIHKKRQTKETDIDLSLRILGEGKSTISTKVGFLDHMLESFAKHAQIDLMITCDGDVHIDDHHSVEDIGIVLGQALREAIYPIEKVERFGSATIVMDEAAVSCDLDLSNRPFLVYDVPVSGKIGTFDTELAEEFFRAVTFNAGITAHIIMVRGKNKHHIIEAAFKSLAVALRRALARNDRAGVPSTKGVL from the coding sequence ATGATCCATAAAAAACGACAAACCAAAGAGACCGATATCGATCTATCACTTCGAATTTTAGGAGAGGGAAAAAGTACGATATCGACCAAAGTGGGCTTTTTGGATCACATGTTGGAGAGTTTTGCCAAACATGCTCAAATCGATTTGATGATTACGTGCGATGGAGATGTTCATATTGATGATCACCACAGTGTTGAGGATATCGGAATCGTTTTGGGACAAGCCCTTCGTGAAGCAATTTATCCCATCGAAAAAGTGGAACGATTCGGAAGTGCTACGATCGTCATGGATGAAGCGGCGGTTAGCTGCGACTTGGATTTGAGTAATCGTCCATTCTTGGTTTACGATGTTCCGGTATCGGGCAAAATCGGAACTTTCGATACGGAGCTTGCCGAAGAATTTTTTCGAGCGGTTACCTTTAACGCCGGTATCACAGCACATATCATTATGGTGCGCGGTAAAAACAAACATCATATTATTGAAGCAGCCTTTAAATCACTTGCCGTAGCACTTCGACGTGCATTGGCACGTAATGATCGTGCCGGTGTGCCGAGTACCAAAGGTGTTTTATGA
- a CDS encoding septal ring lytic transglycosylase RlpA family protein — MIKTLLIVMLFLLGGCTTKTGSYSYQSTKPSQKYPSEQLAMSSSTIYKTNGELQATMRPYTVMGQEYCPTVVRVGDVLSGRASWYGNDFHGKSTSNGEGYDMYAMTAAHKTLPMNTVVRVTNTENNAQTIVRINDRGPFVESRIIDLSYAAAQQIGVDKKGTAPVTLEVLGFEPSSSRTIDLQAIAKGPRESVLSNFFVQIGSFERFEGATTTKQKYSNFHGYSAIIKDTEYNNKRLFRVWLSGFKCEAEARDFISKGYFEGSFIIGE; from the coding sequence ATGATTAAAACTCTTTTGATTGTTATGCTGTTTTTATTAGGCGGATGTACTACAAAAACCGGTTCCTATTCGTATCAATCTACCAAGCCATCTCAAAAATATCCCTCAGAACAACTTGCCATGAGTTCTTCAACAATTTATAAAACGAACGGAGAACTACAAGCTACGATGCGTCCCTATACCGTTATGGGACAAGAATACTGTCCCACCGTTGTTCGTGTTGGAGATGTGTTAAGCGGACGAGCAAGCTGGTACGGAAATGATTTTCACGGCAAATCAACCAGTAATGGTGAGGGGTATGATATGTATGCCATGACGGCGGCGCATAAAACACTGCCGATGAATACTGTTGTTCGGGTAACCAACACTGAAAACAATGCTCAAACCATCGTTCGGATCAATGATCGCGGACCGTTTGTCGAGAGTCGAATTATCGATCTCTCTTATGCCGCTGCGCAACAAATCGGTGTAGATAAAAAAGGGACGGCACCGGTAACGTTAGAAGTCTTGGGTTTTGAGCCTTCCTCGTCACGAACCATCGATTTGCAGGCTATTGCAAAAGGGCCTAGAGAATCCGTCTTAAGCAATTTTTTTGTTCAAATCGGCTCGTTTGAGAGATTTGAAGGTGCAACAACGACGAAACAAAAATATTCAAATTTTCATGGCTACTCTGCAATCATCAAAGATACAGAGTATAATAACAAACGTCTATTTCGTGTGTGGCTGAGCGGATTTAAATGTGAAGCCGAGGCACGTGATTTTATCTCAAAGGGCTATTTTGAAGGCTCATTTATCATAGGGGAATAA
- a CDS encoding lytic transglycosylase domain-containing protein — protein sequence MKHLIVLIFLFPLSMYGIGFDPHDREKIEVLSHFDIPANYLNDPYLHDVYAQKKRECALNGFVESSENADIFIPMLSSLIAQSDLPSEFLFVVLVESQLRVETTSSRGAAGLWQFMESTGKLQGLRVNKFVDERRDHIKSTRAAIAYLSTLKKEFGKWYLALIAYNCGDGRLRRAIAKAGSSDIHILTDPKRGFLPNESRNYIRKIVALSLLSTDELFLSQIQYDSLLTTNQENPIATVYLPEGENIDRIAAVLEMPKNNLVRLNTHLKKGVTPPNVQSYPVYIPKEKLEDFQRKFRPKDFRGYFVMHRVKSGETLEQLSKRYNVPKTTIMMENMIGEKEEKNLNRRVKIPINKPFLKNTRFHTVKSGETLVSVAQLYNVTLEQIKIKNPFLTNTLKEGEEIKIDD from the coding sequence ATGAAGCATCTGATAGTGTTGATATTTCTTTTCCCCCTCTCTATGTATGGAATCGGATTTGATCCGCATGATCGTGAAAAGATCGAAGTTCTAAGTCATTTTGATATCCCCGCTAATTACCTCAACGACCCCTATCTGCATGATGTGTACGCTCAGAAAAAACGCGAATGTGCATTGAATGGTTTTGTGGAATCTTCTGAAAATGCTGATATTTTTATCCCTATGCTCTCTTCTTTGATTGCCCAATCCGATTTGCCGAGCGAATTTCTATTTGTTGTTTTGGTTGAATCTCAACTAAGAGTTGAAACGACTTCATCTCGCGGAGCTGCCGGATTATGGCAGTTTATGGAGAGTACGGGAAAACTACAGGGATTACGTGTCAATAAGTTTGTTGATGAGCGTCGTGATCACATTAAATCAACCCGCGCCGCTATCGCTTATTTGAGTACATTAAAAAAAGAGTTTGGAAAATGGTATCTGGCATTGATCGCTTACAATTGCGGTGATGGAAGGCTTAGAAGAGCTATTGCAAAAGCCGGAAGCAGCGATATTCATATTTTAACCGATCCAAAACGAGGTTTTCTCCCCAATGAAAGCCGAAACTATATTCGAAAAATTGTCGCTTTGTCTTTGTTGTCAACGGATGAACTTTTCTTGTCTCAAATCCAGTATGATTCGCTTCTGACTACGAATCAAGAAAATCCTATTGCGACCGTTTATCTTCCTGAAGGTGAGAATATCGATCGGATAGCGGCTGTTTTAGAAATGCCTAAAAACAATTTGGTAAGACTTAACACCCATCTGAAAAAAGGGGTAACTCCTCCGAATGTTCAATCCTATCCAGTCTATATTCCCAAAGAAAAATTGGAAGATTTTCAACGCAAATTTAGACCAAAAGATTTTAGAGGCTATTTTGTAATGCATCGGGTTAAATCCGGGGAAACACTCGAACAACTTTCAAAGCGTTACAATGTTCCTAAAACCACTATCATGATGGAAAATATGATTGGTGAGAAAGAGGAAAAAAATCTCAATCGTCGGGTTAAAATACCGATCAATAAACCTTTTTTAAAAAATACCCGTTTTCACACGGTAAAATCGGGTGAAACCCTCGTTTCAGTCGCGCAATTGTATAATGTGACTCTTGAACAAATAAAAATTAAAAATCCGTTTCTAACCAATACATTAAAAGAGGGTGAGGAGATAAAAATTGATGATTAA
- a CDS encoding TatD family hydrolase gives MIIDTHVHLDDERYREDFEEMMARAHEAGVEGFIIPGAHPTTLPRAIELCEAYEDVYFAVGVHPYDMEHMESVDFETYAAHLKCVAIGECGLDYFRLEGSDEEKYAEKTRQDEVFRAHIRFAKKVKKPLIIHIRDASHDAKMVLLEEGAGEVGGVLHCYNADDELLSLAKEGFYFGIGGVVTFQNAKKLVNILPKIPHDKLLIETDGPYLTPHPHRGSRNEPSYTRFVADKMGELLEMSVESIESLTTRNAKNLFGLG, from the coding sequence ATGATTATCGATACCCATGTCCATTTGGATGATGAACGCTACCGCGAGGATTTTGAAGAGATGATGGCACGCGCTCACGAAGCGGGAGTGGAAGGGTTTATCATCCCCGGAGCCCATCCCACAACACTGCCACGGGCGATAGAGCTGTGCGAAGCGTATGAGGATGTTTATTTTGCCGTTGGGGTGCATCCTTATGATATGGAGCATATGGAATCGGTTGATTTCGAAACATATGCCGCTCATCTAAAATGCGTTGCGATCGGTGAATGCGGATTGGATTATTTTAGACTTGAGGGGAGCGATGAAGAGAAATATGCCGAAAAAACCCGCCAAGATGAAGTTTTCCGCGCTCATATACGATTTGCCAAAAAGGTTAAAAAGCCGCTGATTATCCATATTCGCGACGCGAGCCATGATGCAAAAATGGTACTCCTCGAAGAGGGTGCTGGTGAAGTAGGGGGAGTTCTGCACTGCTATAACGCCGATGACGAGCTTCTTTCTCTTGCAAAAGAGGGATTTTATTTTGGTATCGGCGGAGTCGTCACCTTTCAAAATGCCAAAAAACTGGTCAACATCTTGCCCAAAATTCCACACGATAAACTTCTCATTGAGACCGATGGACCCTACCTCACACCCCACCCGCATAGAGGGAGCCGCAATGAACCCTCATATACCCGATTTGTGGCCGATAAAATGGGAGAATTATTAGAAATGAGTGTTGAATCAATCGAATCGCTGACAACCCGAAATGCTAAAAATCTCTTTGGTTTAGGTTAG
- a CDS encoding AAA family ATPase: MIERFYLKEFLTFKEADLEFHPGLVVFTGPSGSGKSILMRSILASVGLENVEAQICESSVSWDIDEERYGLQNESLNIFRHVKKEKTRYFINNQSTSKSSMESISSTYLRHLSLKDYSDFEPSALLNLVDERVGAKIPSHLILLQSHKEHYGEFKLFSDQLKAIEEKEKNLSELKEFALYEIGKIDAIKPRIGEDEELNLIKKQLSKKEKIEASITQAQAIFSHESHVSSALGMLEIESSFFDDAMNELRSVFEGALERLEELEEVSIESILDRIEQISELKRRYGGVEEALAYRNQKASELESYETIEHSKDDLIKKIAALKSSLESSAQELSRVRHSILKDTLSTLNGYLVMLYLREATLELESSVLSATGCDKAVLGLSGTKLDKLSSGEFNRLRLALLALGVESMQSGGGVLMLDEIDANLSGEESMSVAKVLRHLSTHYQIFVISHQPQLTSMGQQHFLIYKDDESRVRELNPLERIEEIARIISGDSVSEEARGFARDLFERTRGTV; encoded by the coding sequence GTGATAGAACGATTTTATTTAAAAGAGTTTTTAACTTTTAAAGAGGCTGATTTAGAATTTCATCCTGGGCTTGTCGTATTTACCGGCCCAAGCGGAAGCGGAAAATCGATTTTGATGCGTTCCATTTTGGCCTCAGTAGGGCTGGAAAATGTCGAAGCACAGATATGTGAATCGAGCGTTTCGTGGGATATCGATGAAGAACGTTACGGGCTACAAAATGAATCTCTCAATATTTTTCGTCATGTTAAAAAAGAGAAAACACGCTATTTCATCAACAACCAAAGCACCTCGAAATCTTCGATGGAGTCAATCAGTTCTACCTATCTGCGTCATTTGAGCCTCAAAGATTACAGTGATTTTGAACCCTCGGCATTACTTAATCTTGTTGATGAGCGTGTCGGTGCAAAAATACCTAGCCATCTCATTTTATTACAATCGCATAAAGAGCATTATGGTGAGTTCAAACTGTTCTCTGATCAACTTAAAGCGATCGAAGAGAAAGAGAAAAACCTTTCAGAGCTAAAAGAATTTGCCCTTTATGAAATCGGTAAAATTGATGCGATAAAACCTCGAATCGGTGAAGATGAAGAGCTAAACCTTATCAAAAAACAGCTCTCTAAAAAAGAGAAAATAGAGGCTTCTATCACTCAGGCTCAGGCGATATTCTCGCATGAATCTCATGTGAGCAGTGCACTTGGAATGCTGGAAATTGAGAGTTCATTTTTTGATGATGCGATGAACGAGTTACGCAGCGTTTTTGAAGGGGCGCTGGAGCGTTTGGAAGAGCTTGAAGAGGTATCGATTGAATCCATTCTGGATAGAATCGAGCAAATATCGGAGCTAAAACGACGTTATGGAGGTGTGGAAGAGGCATTGGCTTATCGGAATCAAAAAGCATCTGAACTCGAATCATACGAGACGATAGAGCACTCCAAAGATGATCTTATCAAAAAGATTGCTGCTCTCAAATCATCGTTAGAATCCTCCGCACAGGAACTTTCGCGAGTGCGTCACAGTATTCTTAAAGATACTCTTAGTACTCTAAACGGTTATTTGGTGATGCTTTATCTGCGAGAGGCAACCTTGGAACTGGAATCCTCAGTACTCAGTGCTACGGGATGCGATAAAGCGGTATTAGGTTTATCCGGTACAAAACTCGATAAACTCAGTTCAGGGGAGTTTAATCGGCTTCGTCTGGCCTTGCTGGCACTCGGGGTTGAGAGTATGCAAAGCGGCGGCGGTGTTTTAATGCTTGATGAGATTGATGCAAACCTCAGCGGTGAAGAATCGATGAGTGTGGCTAAAGTATTACGTCATCTCTCAACCCACTATCAGATTTTTGTCATCTCCCATCAGCCTCAGCTCACTTCGATGGGGCAACAGCACTTTCTAATCTATAAAGATGATGAAAGCCGTGTCCGGGAACTGAATCCACTTGAGCGGATTGAAGAGATTGCCCGTATTATTAGCGGAGACAGCGTGAGTGAAGAAGCGCGCGGATTTGCAAGAGATTTATTTGAACGTACCCGAGGAACCGTATGA
- a CDS encoding NAD(+)/NADH kinase — protein sequence MKLTNIKRVGMILRPSTPELKVMFFEAKRIFESRGIEVIIDNISGGMIDVMGQPFEMMCENSDFLVTIGGDGTLISAVRRSYRYQIPVLGIHAGKLGFLADLDFAELESFVDKMIEGEYRIDKRSILQATIVTQKGVNEVFAFNDIVLTRPSIAKMIHIETYVDGQSFNTYYGDGVVVSTPTGSTAYNLSAGGPVLFPLSQVFALTPICPHSLTQRPMVFPGHFEIEMKTPDASALVIIDGQDLVKISHKDTVNIKLASGAAHLIHRREFNYFEVLKEKLGWGN from the coding sequence TTGAAATTAACTAATATTAAGCGTGTCGGCATGATCCTTCGCCCCTCTACCCCTGAGTTAAAGGTGATGTTTTTCGAAGCCAAACGAATTTTTGAATCGCGCGGGATAGAAGTGATTATCGACAATATCAGTGGCGGAATGATCGATGTTATGGGTCAACCGTTTGAGATGATGTGTGAAAACAGCGATTTTCTCGTTACCATCGGCGGGGATGGAACGCTTATCTCGGCTGTTCGCCGCTCGTACCGTTATCAGATCCCTGTTTTAGGGATTCATGCGGGAAAACTCGGATTTTTGGCCGATCTTGATTTCGCAGAACTCGAATCGTTTGTGGATAAGATGATCGAGGGGGAATACCGTATCGATAAACGCTCCATCTTGCAAGCAACGATTGTTACTCAAAAAGGGGTCAATGAAGTATTTGCCTTTAATGATATTGTATTAACTCGCCCCTCAATCGCGAAAATGATCCATATCGAGACGTACGTCGATGGACAAAGTTTTAACACCTATTACGGCGATGGTGTCGTTGTTTCAACTCCTACCGGTTCAACGGCGTACAACCTCTCTGCAGGAGGACCGGTTCTTTTCCCGCTGTCGCAGGTATTCGCATTGACACCGATATGCCCCCATTCGCTGACACAGCGGCCGATGGTCTTTCCCGGTCATTTTGAAATCGAAATGAAAACCCCGGATGCGAGTGCTTTGGTGATTATTGACGGTCAAGATCTGGTAAAAATCAGTCATAAAGATACCGTCAACATCAAACTTGCCAGCGGTGCAGCCCATCTGATTCACCGCAGGGAGTTCAATTATTTTGAAGTCCTCAAAGAGAAACTCGGATGGGGGAATTAA